From Glycine max cultivar Williams 82 chromosome 11, Glycine_max_v4.0, whole genome shotgun sequence, the proteins below share one genomic window:
- the LOC100813427 gene encoding uncharacterized protein isoform X1, translated as MSDEGERTCPLCAEEMDLTDQQLKPCKCGYEICVWCWHHIMDMAEKDDTEGRCPACRSPYDKEKIVGTAANCDRLVNGVNIEKRMKTQKTKSKSTDGRKQLSSVRVIQRNLVYIVGLPLNLADEDLLQRREYFSQYGKVLKVSMSRTAAGVIQQFPNDTCSVYITYSKEEEAIRCIQNVHGFVLEGRPLRACFGTTKYCHAWLRNVPCSNPDCLYLHEIGSQEDSFTKDEIISAYTRSRVQQITGATNNMQRRSGNVLPPPLDDNMNSSSAKPIVKNSSSQNSVSTVRGSPPNGIYGKNMALPTSAAWGTQVTNCQPPAGGLSYPNGPSKPKPDTGSSTLVFSAAVTGSIQASDVTKRPPSSNGSHSMTPRVKSELLKPVKQYNNSVDSLVSEGEKTLASDVSPMLVNLNRQLSPLPLSRDSDGNCTTANTINSTNMIGQSCNFGLEEAMTATNEEIQNLSNELSSINIDRNAEHCGITKPNNSPPTDHALIKSPQIQGSQYNVDRFRDEITTDVAGKATSDFLVCNSTEQCDWKLDSQSLVVSDNAEIDDDVTSFDNQRLKDPEVVCRSYFPKSTRFLQASNHSSPCLLQHGEPCTAINAGSVSADDRVRDESMLHASNILCNGHPEKLVSSSSYGLLHDERNGHIIQRLVGEAVNSGHDIARDKGESSIISNILSMDFDTWDDSLTSPHNLAKLLGDNTDNQPGPLNKSSSWKGHSNNQSRFSFARQEESKIQMFDPHASYGVSHQRPNRTVFLNCAERDLYMDKLGIANGFSTSNFEEAENMVSGHSIASSNKFSAISRAQVSAPPGFSIPSRLPPPGFSSHERVEQAFDSISGNSLLDHSSLLRNSYQTPSAGNLGSAGDIEFMDPAIMAVGKGRLQGALNSPALDIRSNFMPQLNYFENDARLQLLMQRSLVPQQNLRFSEIGNTFSQLGDSYAVSSRLDQSQVSNLGPFQQLSLQQSTNAVLSNGQWDGWNEVQSGNGLGVAELLRNERLGFNKFYSGYDDSKFRMPNSGDLYNRTFGM; from the exons ATGAGTGACGAAGGAGAAAGAACTTGTCCTCTCTGTGCTGAAGAGATGGATTTGACAGATCAGCAATTGAAGCCTTGCAAATGCGGTTATGAG ATCTGTGTCTGGTGCTGGCACCACATAATGGACATGGCTGAGAAGGATGACACTGAGGGGCGATGCCCAGCATGTCGATCTCCTTATGATAAGGAAAAGATTGTTGGGACAGCTGCAAACTGTGACAG ATTGGTGAATGGAGTTAATATTGAGAAAAGGATGAAGACTCAGAAAACGAAGTCTAAATCAACTGATGGGCGTAAGCAGCTCAGCAGTGTGCGAGTGATTCAGAGGAACCTTGTTTACATAGTTGGGTTGCCTCTCAATCTTGCAGATGAAGAT CTTCTTCAGCGAAGAGAGTATTTTAGTCAGTATGGGAAGGTCTTAAAAGTGTCAATGTCTCGAACAGCAGCTGGTGTCATTCAACAGTTTCCGAATGATACCTGCAGTGT ATATATAACTTATTCAAAGGAAGAGGAAGCAATTCGTTGTATTCAAAATGTACATGGTTTTGTTTTGGAGGGTAGACCTTTAAG GGCTTGTTTTGGAACCACAAAATATTGTCATGCATGGCTCCGGAATGTG CCTTGCAGCAATCCGGATTGTCTGTATTTGCATGAGATTGGCTCTCAAGAAGATAGTTTTACCAAGGATGAAATAATTTCAGCATACACTAG AAGTCGAGTTCAACAAATCACTGGTGCCACAAACAATATGCAACGGCGGTCAGGGAATGTATTACCTCCTCCACTGGATGACAATATGAATAGTTCATCTGCAAAGCCTATTGTTAAAAATTCTTCAAGT CAGAACTCTGTTAGCACTGTAAGAGGTTCACCTCCAAATGGAATATATGGGAAAAATATGGCCCTTCCTACTAGTGCTGCATG GGGTACTCAGGTCACAAATTGTCAGCCCCCTGCTGGAGGTCTATCATATCCAAATGGGCCATCCAAGCCAAAACCTGATACAGGCAGCAGCACACTGGTATTTTCTGCAGCTGTTACAGGCTCAATTCAGGCTTCTGATGTTACAAAGAGGCCACCATCGAGTAATGGGAGTCATAGTATGACACCTAGAGTGAAAAGTGAATTGTTGAAACCTGTCAAACAATATAACAATAGTGTGGACAGTCTGGTTAGTGAAGGAGAAAAAACTTTAGCTTCTGATGTTTCTCCTATGCTTGTGAATTTGAACAGGCAGTTGTCTCCTCTACCGTTGTCCCGAGATAGTGATGGAAATTGTACTACAGCAAACACAATAAATTCTACTAACATGATTGGACAGTCTTGTAACTTTGGTCTTGAGGAAGCAATGACTGCTACCAATGAAGAGATTCAGAATTTGTCCAACGAGTTGTCCTCAATTAACATTGATAGAAATGCCGAACATTGCGGTATAACCAAACCTAATAATAGCCCACCTACTGATCATGCATTGATTaaatctcctcaaattcaagGATCACAGTATAATGTTGACAGATTTAGAGATGAAATAACTACAGATGTGGCTGGTAAAGCTACCTCAGATTTTTTGGTTTGTAATTCTACTGAACAGTGTGATTGGAAATTGGATTCTCAATCTCTAGTAGTATCAGATAATGCTGAAATTGATGATGATGTGACATCTTTTGATAATCAAAGACTCAAGGATCCAGAAGTTGTTTGTCGTTCTTATTTTCCAAAGTCAACCAGATTCCTGCAAGCATCAAACCATTCTAGCCCTTGTCTTCTGCAGCATGGTGAACCTTGTACTGCCATAAATGCAGGTTCTGTATCTGCTGATGATAGAGTTCGAGATGAATCTATGTTACATGCATCCAATATATTATGTAATGGTCACCCTGAAAAATTGGTCAGCAGCAGCTCCTATGGTCTGCTTCATGATGAAAGAAATGGGCATATCATTCAAAGATTAGTTGGTGAAGCAGTTAATTCTGGACATGATATTGCTAGGGATAAAGGTGAAAGTAgtataatttctaatatattgTCCATGGACTTTGATACCTGGGATGACTCACTAACATCACCTCATAATTTAGCGAAGTTGTTGGGTGACAATACTGATAACCAGCCTGGTCCTTTAAACAAATCTAGTTCTTGGAAAGGTCACAGTAACAATCAATCAAGGTTTTCTTTTGCAAGGCAGGAGGAATCCAAAATCCAAATGTTTGATCCACATGCATCTTATGGTGTCAGCCATCAACGGCCAAACCGTACAGTCTTCCTGAATTGTGCAGAAAGAGACTTGTATATGGATAAGTTGGGCATTGCAAATGGATTTTCTACCAGTAACTTTGAGGAAGCTGAGAATATGGTCAGTGGTCATTCCATTGCATCTTCTAATAAGTTTTCTG CCATCTCAAGAGCACAAGTTTCAGCCCCGCCAGGATTTTCCATTCCAAGCAGGTTGCCACCACCTGGTTTTTCTTCCCATGAGAGAGTGGAGCAGGCTTTTGATTCCATTTCTG GGAATTCTTTGCTTGACCATTCTTccctcttgagaaattcatatCAGACACCTTCAGCTGGAAACCTTGGTAGTGCAGGGGACATTGAATTTATGGACCCTGCTATTATGGCAGTTGGCAAAGGGAGACTTCAAGGTGCACTGAACAGTCCGGCACTGGACATTCGATCTAATTTCATGCCACAATTAAATTACTTTGAAAATGATGCTAGACTACAATTATTGATGCAAAGATCTCTTGTACCACAGCAAAACCTTAGATTTTCTGAAATTGGGAATACTTTTTCTCAACTTGGTGATTCCTATGCTGTTTCTTCGAGGTTAGACCAATCACAAGTCAGTAATCTAGGCCCATTCCAACAGCTGTCTCTGCAGCAGTCTACAAATGCCGTCTTGTCTAATGGGCAATGGGATGGGTGGAATGAGGTGCAGAGTGGAAATGGTTTGGGTGTGGCTGAGCTTTTGAGAAATGAAAGACTtggattcaataaattttactcAGGATATGATGATTCAAAATTTCGGATGCCAAATTCTGGGGATCTTTACAACAGAACATTTGGGATGTGA
- the LOC100813427 gene encoding uncharacterized protein isoform X5: protein MILVNGVNIEKRMKTQKTKSKSTDGRKQLSSVRVIQRNLVYIVGLPLNLADEDLLQRREYFSQYGKVLKVSMSRTAAGVIQQFPNDTCSVYITYSKEEEAIRCIQNVHGFVLEGRPLRACFGTTKYCHAWLRNVPCSNPDCLYLHEIGSQEDSFTKDEIISAYTRSRVQQITGATNNMQRRSGNVLPPPLDDNMNSSSAKPIVKNSSSQNSVSTVRGSPPNGIYGKNMALPTSAAWGTQVTNCQPPAGGLSYPNGPSKPKPDTGSSTLVFSAAVTGSIQASDVTKRPPSSNGSHSMTPRVKSELLKPVKQYNNSVDSLVSEGEKTLASDVSPMLVNLNRQLSPLPLSRDSDGNCTTANTINSTNMIGQSCNFGLEEAMTATNEEIQNLSNELSSINIDRNAEHCGITKPNNSPPTDHALIKSPQIQGSQYNVDRFRDEITTDVAGKATSDFLVCNSTEQCDWKLDSQSLVVSDNAEIDDDVTSFDNQRLKDPEVVCRSYFPKSTRFLQASNHSSPCLLQHGEPCTAINAGSVSADDRVRDESMLHASNILCNGHPEKLVSSSSYGLLHDERNGHIIQRLVGEAVNSGHDIARDKGESSIISNILSMDFDTWDDSLTSPHNLAKLLGDNTDNQPGPLNKSSSWKGHSNNQSRFSFARQEESKIQMFDPHASYGVSHQRPNRTVFLNCAERDLYMDKLGIANGFSTSNFEEAENMVSGHSIASSNKFSAISRAQVSAPPGFSIPSRLPPPGFSSHERVEQAFDSISGNSLLDHSSLLRNSYQTPSAGNLGSAGDIEFMDPAIMAVGKGRLQGALNSPALDIRSNFMPQLNYFENDARLQLLMQRSLVPQQNLRFSEIGNTFSQLGDSYAVSSRLDQSQVSNLGPFQQLSLQQSTNAVLSNGQWDGWNEVQSGNGLGVAELLRNERLGFNKFYSGYDDSKFRMPNSGDLYNRTFGM from the exons ATGAT ATTGGTGAATGGAGTTAATATTGAGAAAAGGATGAAGACTCAGAAAACGAAGTCTAAATCAACTGATGGGCGTAAGCAGCTCAGCAGTGTGCGAGTGATTCAGAGGAACCTTGTTTACATAGTTGGGTTGCCTCTCAATCTTGCAGATGAAGAT CTTCTTCAGCGAAGAGAGTATTTTAGTCAGTATGGGAAGGTCTTAAAAGTGTCAATGTCTCGAACAGCAGCTGGTGTCATTCAACAGTTTCCGAATGATACCTGCAGTGT ATATATAACTTATTCAAAGGAAGAGGAAGCAATTCGTTGTATTCAAAATGTACATGGTTTTGTTTTGGAGGGTAGACCTTTAAG GGCTTGTTTTGGAACCACAAAATATTGTCATGCATGGCTCCGGAATGTG CCTTGCAGCAATCCGGATTGTCTGTATTTGCATGAGATTGGCTCTCAAGAAGATAGTTTTACCAAGGATGAAATAATTTCAGCATACACTAG AAGTCGAGTTCAACAAATCACTGGTGCCACAAACAATATGCAACGGCGGTCAGGGAATGTATTACCTCCTCCACTGGATGACAATATGAATAGTTCATCTGCAAAGCCTATTGTTAAAAATTCTTCAAGT CAGAACTCTGTTAGCACTGTAAGAGGTTCACCTCCAAATGGAATATATGGGAAAAATATGGCCCTTCCTACTAGTGCTGCATG GGGTACTCAGGTCACAAATTGTCAGCCCCCTGCTGGAGGTCTATCATATCCAAATGGGCCATCCAAGCCAAAACCTGATACAGGCAGCAGCACACTGGTATTTTCTGCAGCTGTTACAGGCTCAATTCAGGCTTCTGATGTTACAAAGAGGCCACCATCGAGTAATGGGAGTCATAGTATGACACCTAGAGTGAAAAGTGAATTGTTGAAACCTGTCAAACAATATAACAATAGTGTGGACAGTCTGGTTAGTGAAGGAGAAAAAACTTTAGCTTCTGATGTTTCTCCTATGCTTGTGAATTTGAACAGGCAGTTGTCTCCTCTACCGTTGTCCCGAGATAGTGATGGAAATTGTACTACAGCAAACACAATAAATTCTACTAACATGATTGGACAGTCTTGTAACTTTGGTCTTGAGGAAGCAATGACTGCTACCAATGAAGAGATTCAGAATTTGTCCAACGAGTTGTCCTCAATTAACATTGATAGAAATGCCGAACATTGCGGTATAACCAAACCTAATAATAGCCCACCTACTGATCATGCATTGATTaaatctcctcaaattcaagGATCACAGTATAATGTTGACAGATTTAGAGATGAAATAACTACAGATGTGGCTGGTAAAGCTACCTCAGATTTTTTGGTTTGTAATTCTACTGAACAGTGTGATTGGAAATTGGATTCTCAATCTCTAGTAGTATCAGATAATGCTGAAATTGATGATGATGTGACATCTTTTGATAATCAAAGACTCAAGGATCCAGAAGTTGTTTGTCGTTCTTATTTTCCAAAGTCAACCAGATTCCTGCAAGCATCAAACCATTCTAGCCCTTGTCTTCTGCAGCATGGTGAACCTTGTACTGCCATAAATGCAGGTTCTGTATCTGCTGATGATAGAGTTCGAGATGAATCTATGTTACATGCATCCAATATATTATGTAATGGTCACCCTGAAAAATTGGTCAGCAGCAGCTCCTATGGTCTGCTTCATGATGAAAGAAATGGGCATATCATTCAAAGATTAGTTGGTGAAGCAGTTAATTCTGGACATGATATTGCTAGGGATAAAGGTGAAAGTAgtataatttctaatatattgTCCATGGACTTTGATACCTGGGATGACTCACTAACATCACCTCATAATTTAGCGAAGTTGTTGGGTGACAATACTGATAACCAGCCTGGTCCTTTAAACAAATCTAGTTCTTGGAAAGGTCACAGTAACAATCAATCAAGGTTTTCTTTTGCAAGGCAGGAGGAATCCAAAATCCAAATGTTTGATCCACATGCATCTTATGGTGTCAGCCATCAACGGCCAAACCGTACAGTCTTCCTGAATTGTGCAGAAAGAGACTTGTATATGGATAAGTTGGGCATTGCAAATGGATTTTCTACCAGTAACTTTGAGGAAGCTGAGAATATGGTCAGTGGTCATTCCATTGCATCTTCTAATAAGTTTTCTG CCATCTCAAGAGCACAAGTTTCAGCCCCGCCAGGATTTTCCATTCCAAGCAGGTTGCCACCACCTGGTTTTTCTTCCCATGAGAGAGTGGAGCAGGCTTTTGATTCCATTTCTG GGAATTCTTTGCTTGACCATTCTTccctcttgagaaattcatatCAGACACCTTCAGCTGGAAACCTTGGTAGTGCAGGGGACATTGAATTTATGGACCCTGCTATTATGGCAGTTGGCAAAGGGAGACTTCAAGGTGCACTGAACAGTCCGGCACTGGACATTCGATCTAATTTCATGCCACAATTAAATTACTTTGAAAATGATGCTAGACTACAATTATTGATGCAAAGATCTCTTGTACCACAGCAAAACCTTAGATTTTCTGAAATTGGGAATACTTTTTCTCAACTTGGTGATTCCTATGCTGTTTCTTCGAGGTTAGACCAATCACAAGTCAGTAATCTAGGCCCATTCCAACAGCTGTCTCTGCAGCAGTCTACAAATGCCGTCTTGTCTAATGGGCAATGGGATGGGTGGAATGAGGTGCAGAGTGGAAATGGTTTGGGTGTGGCTGAGCTTTTGAGAAATGAAAGACTtggattcaataaattttactcAGGATATGATGATTCAAAATTTCGGATGCCAAATTCTGGGGATCTTTACAACAGAACATTTGGGATGTGA